The Peribacillus simplex genome contains a region encoding:
- a CDS encoding DUF2798 domain-containing protein, translated as MRINVKYRNIIYAFFMAFSMSFFISFILVSINSGYDHIFLSTWMKTWSQAFICAFFGAYFFPRVIQQIMRRINFVEKPPIIEKDFLVREEDNG; from the coding sequence ATGAGGATTAATGTTAAATACCGAAATATTATTTATGCCTTTTTTATGGCTTTTAGTATGTCCTTTTTTATTTCATTTATATTAGTCTCAATAAATAGTGGTTACGATCATATATTCTTATCTACATGGATGAAAACTTGGTCACAGGCTTTTATCTGTGCTTTCTTTGGAGCTTACTTTTTTCCGAGAGTAATACAGCAAATAATGAGAAGAATTAATTTTGTAGAAAAACCGCCAATAATCGAGAAAGATTTTTTAGTGAGAGAAGAAGACAATGGATAA
- a CDS encoding LysR family transcriptional regulator, giving the protein MGLNSYYAFIKTVETGSFTKAAEELGYTQSAISQMVHSLEEELSTTLILRSRKGITLTPDGEEFLPFIRKICHSHRELTEKHKEMEGLQSGLIRIGTFSSVTCHWIPGMIKDFKELYPTVHFELHQGNYTEISNWIKEGSVDFGFVNSNVSDLTTIPLQEDEMLAVLPVNHPLASSTKVSLKDLLKDPYILLDEGVINEPLIGFKQDNFEPDTQYRVFDPYAIMSMIEQELGISILPKLLLNKCPYNIVTKTISPSIIRTITLAYKDKRVLPIASRYFIGFIIERYRED; this is encoded by the coding sequence GTGGGGTTGAATTCGTATTATGCTTTTATCAAAACCGTAGAAACAGGCAGTTTCACAAAAGCTGCCGAAGAACTTGGCTATACTCAGTCCGCCATTAGCCAAATGGTGCATTCATTGGAGGAAGAACTTTCCACCACTCTTATTTTACGTTCTCGAAAGGGCATTACACTGACACCAGATGGCGAGGAATTTTTGCCATTTATCAGGAAGATTTGTCATTCACATAGGGAACTGACCGAAAAGCACAAAGAGATGGAGGGACTGCAAAGCGGCCTTATTCGAATTGGCACCTTTTCCAGTGTTACATGTCATTGGATACCGGGAATGATCAAAGATTTTAAGGAACTTTACCCAACTGTCCATTTCGAATTACATCAAGGAAATTATACGGAAATCTCAAATTGGATTAAAGAAGGAAGCGTGGACTTTGGCTTTGTGAATTCAAATGTTTCGGATCTAACTACGATACCCCTGCAGGAAGATGAAATGCTGGCTGTATTGCCAGTGAATCATCCTTTAGCATCCTCCACAAAAGTATCATTGAAGGATTTGCTAAAAGATCCTTATATCCTGTTGGATGAGGGAGTTATAAATGAACCATTAATAGGTTTTAAACAGGATAATTTTGAACCTGATACCCAATACCGGGTATTTGATCCCTATGCGATTATGTCGATGATTGAACAAGAGCTTGGCATTTCGATTTTACCGAAACTTCTCTTAAATAAATGTCCCTATAATATTGTAACGAAAACTATCTCTCCCTCCATTATTCGGACAATTACTTTGGCATACAAGGATAAAAGGGTACTGCCAATAGCAAGCAGGTATTTTATTGGCTTCATTATTGAAAGGTATAGGGAAGATTAA
- a CDS encoding sigma-G-dependent sporulation-specific acid-soluble spore protein CsgA, which produces MEHVSKNLTFERDGLMDRTIGYLREIISNYTDQYPEAQEIYNKIKSGHFHSEEELVNKLSGKEARLLNHILPQEIKHAKEASDTERVTQLSEVYELILI; this is translated from the coding sequence ATGGAGCATGTAAGCAAAAATCTAACATTCGAGAGGGATGGTTTGATGGATCGTACGATTGGTTACTTACGTGAGATAATATCTAACTATACGGACCAATATCCTGAAGCACAGGAAATTTATAATAAAATCAAAAGCGGACATTTTCATTCTGAAGAAGAACTAGTCAATAAGCTATCCGGTAAAGAAGCCAGACTCCTTAACCATATTCTTCCTCAGGAAATCAAGCATGCGAAGGAAGCGAGTGATACGGAACGGGTCACGCAATTATCAGAGGTATATGAACTGATTCTTATATGA
- a CDS encoding helix-turn-helix transcriptional regulator, whose amino-acid sequence MKNIKLKLARVEKDLSQDELAKIVGVSRQTIGLIESGKYNPSLSLCVGICKALSRTLDDLFWEED is encoded by the coding sequence TTGAAAAATATAAAACTGAAGCTTGCGAGAGTAGAAAAGGACTTGTCACAAGATGAACTGGCCAAGATTGTCGGCGTTTCCAGGCAAACGATAGGATTGATTGAATCCGGAAAGTATAATCCCTCATTAAGTTTGTGTGTCGGTATTTGTAAAGCATTATCGCGAACATTGGATGATTTGTTTTGGGAGGAAGACTGA
- a CDS encoding DUF6773 family protein has product MMDLFKRTKKITDERVEHVRNKIYKEMYHVILAICLVSALFKLYKYGAGSGELYLEFVIIVAGGLYYLARSIFLGVFWDEVEMHDRTSKTPMSRKTILGSVALALIIAIIMGVNSAVAYADGSSQGVWYFVLVSFVSVMIYLPILLLFFGGIYLLAKKIGMKNSEDNKKL; this is encoded by the coding sequence ATGATGGATTTATTTAAACGAACGAAAAAGATCACGGATGAGCGGGTTGAGCATGTAAGAAATAAAATTTATAAAGAAATGTATCACGTCATTTTGGCCATTTGCCTGGTGAGTGCACTTTTCAAACTATATAAATATGGTGCAGGCAGCGGGGAGCTATATCTGGAATTCGTGATAATCGTTGCAGGAGGGCTATACTACTTGGCTCGTTCCATTTTCTTAGGTGTTTTCTGGGATGAAGTGGAAATGCATGACCGCACCAGCAAAACACCGATGAGCAGGAAGACGATTCTTGGTTCGGTTGCTTTAGCATTGATCATCGCTATAATCATGGGGGTGAATAGTGCTGTAGCCTATGCGGATGGCAGTTCCCAGGGCGTATGGTATTTTGTATTGGTATCGTTTGTATCCGTTATGATCTATTTGCCGATTTTACTTTTGTTTTTTGGTGGTATATACTTGCTGGCGAAGAAAATCGGAATGAAAAATAGCGAAGATAATAAGAAATTGTAG
- a CDS encoding dihydrofolate reductase family protein: MTINERPRRIILDLAVTLDGFIEGPKGEIDWCIMDPEMGFTDFLNQIDTIFYGRKSYDLWGQYTPENEVSDTEKEMWKLVHGKDKFMFSRTKKSTDDKVTIINDHIVEEVNELKKKPGKDIWLYGGASLITTFIRFGLVDEFRLSVHPVVLGEGKPLFIDMKERLNLKLVDTKRFSSGVVQLCYHLNEG, from the coding sequence ATGACAATTAACGAAAGACCGAGAAGAATAATTTTAGATTTAGCAGTTACTTTAGATGGCTTTATTGAAGGGCCAAAAGGAGAAATTGACTGGTGCATTATGGATCCCGAAATGGGGTTCACGGATTTCTTAAATCAAATTGATACCATTTTTTATGGAAGAAAAAGCTATGATTTATGGGGACAGTATACTCCGGAAAATGAGGTATCTGATACTGAAAAAGAAATGTGGAAATTAGTTCATGGCAAAGATAAATTCATGTTTTCCAGAACAAAAAAAAGCACTGATGATAAAGTGACAATCATAAATGATCATATTGTTGAAGAAGTAAATGAATTAAAGAAAAAGCCTGGAAAAGACATCTGGCTTTATGGCGGGGCAAGTCTTATTACAACTTTTATAAGATTTGGGCTGGTTGATGAATTTAGGTTATCTGTTCACCCTGTTGTTTTAGGGGAAGGGAAACCTTTGTTTATTGACATGAAGGAGAGATTGAATCTAAAACTGGTTGATACAAAAAGATTTTCCTCTGGCGTTGTTCAACTTTGCTATCATCTTAATGAAGGGTAA
- a CDS encoding NAD(P)-dependent alcohol dehydrogenase — protein MKAMICTKYGSPDVLELKEVAKPTPKDNEVLVKVHAATVASGDIRVRSFKSPFLLWLPMRIFLGLRKPRKPILGVELAGEIEETGRDVTKFKIGDRIFAMTGMNFGAHAEYTCLPEDGPIAMKPANVTYEEAAAVSFGGTTALHFFRKGKIQEGQKALIYGASGSVGTSAVQLAKYFGTEVTGVCSAANFELVKSLGADEVIDYTQEDFTERQERYDIIFDAVGKSSKAACKKALTPNGRYVSVEGQGIAKVLTEDLLLLKELIETEKIKSVIDKRYSLEQLPEAHRYVEQGHKKGNVVITLVDHDRP, from the coding sequence ATGAAAGCAATGATATGCACCAAATACGGTTCACCCGATGTACTGGAACTCAAAGAGGTAGCAAAACCAACACCCAAGGATAACGAAGTTTTGGTTAAGGTTCATGCGGCAACAGTGGCTTCAGGGGACATAAGAGTCCGGAGCTTCAAGAGCCCCTTCTTATTATGGCTGCCGATGCGGATCTTCCTGGGTCTTAGAAAACCGCGAAAACCAATACTTGGAGTGGAACTGGCCGGGGAAATAGAGGAAACGGGCAGGGATGTGACAAAATTCAAAATAGGCGACCGGATTTTTGCCATGACTGGAATGAATTTCGGGGCTCATGCCGAATACACCTGTTTACCTGAAGACGGGCCAATCGCAATGAAGCCTGCCAACGTTACCTATGAGGAGGCCGCCGCCGTTTCTTTTGGAGGAACGACAGCCCTTCATTTTTTCAGAAAAGGCAAGATCCAGGAGGGACAAAAAGCCCTCATCTACGGTGCATCCGGTTCGGTAGGGACTTCAGCCGTGCAGCTGGCCAAATACTTTGGAACAGAAGTTACCGGAGTATGCAGTGCCGCTAATTTTGAATTGGTGAAATCATTGGGAGCAGATGAGGTAATTGATTATACGCAGGAGGATTTCACGGAAAGACAAGAGCGATATGACATCATCTTTGATGCAGTCGGGAAAAGCTCGAAAGCCGCCTGCAAGAAGGCACTGACCCCGAACGGGCGATACGTGTCCGTCGAAGGACAAGGAATAGCAAAGGTACTTACGGAAGATTTATTACTCCTCAAGGAGCTAATCGAAACTGAAAAAATAAAATCGGTCATTGATAAACGCTACTCGCTGGAACAGCTTCCCGAGGCTCATAGATATGTAGAACAAGGACATAAAAAGGGAAATGTAGTCATAACTTTGGTTGATCATGATAGACCCTGA
- a CDS encoding 5'-methylthioadenosine/S-adenosylhomocysteine nucleosidase, whose protein sequence is MSVIAACSSASKNETVEKKTQRPIMIQGPMPIEAENFAKRLKNVKEEKSGDFVFYIGTLDNYPVIVAKTGKGMENTAAATALAIERYNPIAIINQGTSGGHDPSLNVFDIVLGKRTVNLGSLKTADKAEKQGIDPTIWKPMDLMASEGSAGEDPNAEKPRFYEGDKDLLAAAHAVKDTYTKGKVVDGTIGSADVWNNEVDRIKWFHTKYGTSVEEMEGAAAAQIAKAYDVPFLGIRVLSNNKVNGGKYNPNTAAANQEYVYEVVKKYISTMPSK, encoded by the coding sequence ATGTCGGTGATTGCCGCATGCAGTTCTGCTTCCAAAAATGAAACGGTCGAAAAAAAGACTCAAAGGCCTATCATGATTCAAGGTCCAATGCCAATTGAAGCTGAAAATTTCGCGAAAAGGTTAAAAAATGTTAAAGAAGAAAAATCAGGGGATTTTGTATTTTACATTGGAACGTTAGACAATTATCCTGTAATCGTTGCAAAAACAGGTAAAGGGATGGAAAACACAGCTGCCGCTACAGCTTTGGCCATTGAAAGATATAACCCTATTGCCATCATCAATCAAGGGACATCAGGCGGACATGATCCAAGCTTAAACGTTTTTGATATCGTTTTAGGAAAAAGAACGGTAAACCTAGGTTCATTAAAAACGGCTGATAAAGCTGAAAAACAAGGAATCGATCCAACCATTTGGAAACCGATGGACCTAATGGCTTCTGAAGGAAGTGCAGGAGAAGATCCTAACGCTGAAAAACCACGCTTCTACGAGGGAGATAAGGATCTACTCGCAGCTGCCCATGCAGTTAAAGATACTTACACAAAAGGTAAGGTTGTCGATGGCACTATCGGTTCTGCAGACGTTTGGAATAATGAAGTGGATCGGATTAAGTGGTTCCATACGAAATATGGTACATCTGTAGAGGAAATGGAAGGAGCTGCGGCAGCGCAAATCGCCAAAGCTTACGATGTTCCCTTCTTAGGTATACGAGTGCTATCCAATAATAAGGTGAATGGCGGTAAATATAACCCGAATACAGCAGCAGCCAATCAAGAATATGTTTATGAAGTGGTCAAAAAATATATCTCCACGATGCCAAGCAAATAA
- a CDS encoding ZIP family metal transporter, which translates to MWNAVFWGGVSGSAVLLGALAAIFIPIKKNIIGYIMAFGTGVLIGAAAYELLADSVSDGGIWATAIGFITGAAVFTALDFLISQKGADKRKRSNNSSSKEAGLAIFIGTVMDAIPESIMIGASLISGGSVSWLLVIAIFISNIPEGLSSTTGLLKSDYSKKKIMLLWFSVLLISALSSMSGYLFLDHAPDYILAAMAAFAGGGIIAMIASTMMPEAYEDGGPVTGIFTAAGLLISLVLDSM; encoded by the coding sequence ATGTGGAATGCGGTCTTTTGGGGAGGGGTTTCGGGTTCTGCTGTCCTGCTTGGCGCACTAGCCGCCATTTTCATCCCGATAAAGAAAAACATCATTGGCTATATTATGGCTTTTGGTACAGGTGTATTGATCGGTGCAGCGGCATATGAGCTGCTTGCCGATTCGGTGAGTGATGGAGGAATCTGGGCGACGGCAATCGGATTCATAACAGGGGCCGCCGTATTTACCGCCTTGGATTTTCTTATTTCCCAAAAAGGTGCGGATAAAAGGAAACGGTCCAATAATAGCTCCTCGAAGGAAGCGGGCCTGGCCATTTTCATCGGGACGGTGATGGATGCCATACCGGAGTCGATCATGATTGGCGCAAGCTTAATAAGCGGTGGCTCGGTAAGCTGGTTATTGGTCATTGCCATCTTCATCAGTAATATTCCGGAGGGGCTCTCAAGTACGACTGGTCTCCTCAAAAGTGATTATTCGAAGAAGAAAATCATGCTGCTGTGGTTTTCCGTATTGCTCATTTCGGCACTATCCTCGATGTCGGGCTATCTATTCCTCGATCATGCCCCGGACTATATCCTGGCAGCGATGGCAGCATTTGCAGGCGGCGGCATCATCGCCATGATTGCCTCAACGATGATGCCTGAAGCATATGAAGACGGAGGACCGGTGACGGGCATATTCACCGCCGCCGGCCTGCTTATCTCTTTGGTTCTGGATTCGATGTGA
- a CDS encoding L,D-transpeptidase family protein: MIHTVKPGETLTQISRDYRKPLSEIINANPNINPNVIYPGQPIMIPGFPPPDTIPFRIDVSVNNRKLRLLKNGVLQKQYPIAVGRMLFGTPVGKFIIVNKAPNPGGPFGTIWMSLSKEHYGIHGTNDPSSIGKAVSKGCIRMHNRDVEELSRIVPIGTPVMIHP; encoded by the coding sequence CTGATTCATACAGTTAAACCGGGTGAAACACTGACACAGATATCCAGGGACTACCGGAAACCGCTATCGGAAATCATCAATGCTAACCCGAACATCAATCCAAATGTCATTTATCCTGGTCAGCCCATCATGATCCCTGGTTTTCCCCCTCCTGATACCATTCCATTTAGAATCGATGTGTCCGTTAACAATCGTAAGCTAAGGCTGCTAAAGAATGGAGTCCTGCAAAAACAATATCCAATTGCTGTTGGAAGAATGCTGTTCGGTACACCAGTAGGAAAATTCATCATCGTTAACAAAGCCCCAAACCCCGGAGGCCCATTCGGTACAATATGGATGAGTCTATCCAAGGAGCACTACGGCATTCATGGAACGAATGACCCCAGCTCGATCGGTAAAGCCGTCTCAAAAGGCTGTATTCGCATGCATAATCGGGACGTGGAGGAATTATCTAGGATCGTTCCAATCGGGACACCGGTTATGATTCATCCTTAA
- a CDS encoding Msr family ABC-F type ribosomal protection protein, with protein MEQICFELENVEVTYLDKEILKIERLAVHQFDRIGIVGKNGAGKSTLLKLLAGKIQPASGKVKGYVDRGYFEQVEAPAVAEADPALLGRLTVPRNSGSLSGGEQTRLKLAQLFTHYFEALLIDEPTTNLDQDGISFLLDELRYYYGALVLISHDRALLDELVTTIWEVHEGKVHVYSGNYSEYMAQKQLQREQQRQAHEQFIKERSRLEKAAQEKMKKAEKIAQAGRLSKKEANAKPNKTFMTKSKGTSQKAAQRAAKAIEQRAEKLQEVDAVQEERRIVFRQSKQLELHNKFPIMADRLTLQVKGKVLLDEVSFQLPLGKKIAITGRNGSGKSTLLHHIANDGAGLALSPKAKIGYFRQMSYRFARNETVLQFLGNRSEYDEGFLRSVLHSMQFVGTDILKSVQALSGGEAIRLQLCRLFLGEYNILLLDEPTNFLDITAIEALERFIAAYDGTIIFVSHDQAFINHVADLQYKIQEKKLVQV; from the coding sequence ATGGAACAAATATGCTTTGAATTGGAAAATGTCGAAGTGACATATTTAGATAAAGAGATATTGAAGATTGAACGATTGGCTGTACATCAATTTGACCGCATCGGGATTGTCGGGAAAAATGGTGCAGGGAAAAGTACGTTATTGAAGTTACTTGCTGGAAAAATTCAACCGGCAAGCGGAAAAGTAAAGGGGTACGTTGATCGTGGCTATTTTGAGCAAGTAGAAGCGCCTGCTGTTGCAGAGGCTGATCCAGCGTTACTGGGAAGATTAACAGTTCCGCGAAATTCAGGGTCGCTAAGCGGCGGTGAGCAAACAAGGCTGAAGCTTGCCCAATTGTTTACCCACTATTTTGAAGCGTTACTTATCGATGAGCCGACAACTAACTTGGACCAAGACGGCATTTCGTTTTTACTTGATGAATTACGCTATTACTATGGTGCGCTTGTATTAATTAGTCATGACCGGGCTTTATTGGATGAACTTGTAACAACGATTTGGGAAGTGCATGAAGGCAAGGTACACGTATATTCAGGAAATTACAGCGAGTACATGGCACAGAAGCAGTTACAACGTGAACAACAGAGGCAGGCTCATGAACAATTCATAAAGGAAAGAAGCCGGCTTGAAAAAGCAGCGCAGGAAAAAATGAAAAAAGCTGAAAAAATTGCTCAAGCTGGAAGGTTATCGAAAAAAGAGGCGAATGCAAAACCGAATAAGACGTTCATGACGAAATCGAAAGGCACAAGCCAAAAAGCCGCACAACGTGCAGCGAAGGCAATTGAGCAGCGAGCGGAAAAGCTTCAGGAAGTCGATGCTGTACAAGAGGAAAGGCGAATCGTATTTCGCCAGTCAAAGCAATTGGAATTGCATAATAAGTTCCCGATTATGGCGGACCGATTGACTCTTCAAGTGAAGGGAAAAGTATTATTGGATGAAGTGAGTTTCCAGCTGCCGCTCGGTAAAAAAATAGCCATCACAGGCAGAAATGGCAGCGGTAAAAGTACTTTGCTTCACCATATTGCAAATGATGGTGCAGGCTTGGCGCTTTCTCCAAAAGCGAAAATTGGTTACTTCCGTCAAATGAGCTACCGATTTGCAAGAAATGAAACGGTACTGCAATTCCTGGGAAACCGTTCAGAATATGATGAAGGATTTTTAAGAAGCGTCCTTCATTCGATGCAGTTTGTCGGAACGGATATACTGAAAAGTGTTCAAGCATTAAGTGGCGGCGAAGCGATTCGCCTCCAACTTTGTCGCTTGTTCTTAGGGGAATACAACATTCTGCTTTTAGATGAACCGACCAATTTTCTGGATATTACGGCCATTGAAGCATTAGAACGATTTATCGCGGCATATGATGGGACGATCATATTTGTATCCCATGATCAAGCGTTCATAAACCATGTAGCCGATCTTCAGTATAAAATTCAGGAGAAGAAATTGGTTCAAGTGTGA
- a CDS encoding helix-turn-helix transcriptional regulator, producing MKNLKRGKVKNNVRYFRRLHDFTQEELSDRIGVHRQTIVALEKQKYEPSIGIVLMLSAVLNEPIDKLFFLEEKTD from the coding sequence GTGAAAAATTTGAAAAGAGGAAAAGTAAAAAACAACGTGCGGTATTTTCGAAGATTACATGATTTTACCCAAGAAGAACTTTCGGATCGAATAGGTGTACATAGACAAACCATTGTTGCTTTGGAAAAACAAAAATACGAACCCTCAATAGGAATTGTTTTAATGCTCTCTGCTGTATTAAATGAACCAATCGATAAATTATTCTTTTTAGAAGAAAAAACAGATTAA
- a CDS encoding (deoxy)nucleoside triphosphate pyrophosphohydrolase, translated as MKKQVKVVAAIIENEKDEILCALRSPVMSIPNMWEFPGGKVEKGEDIFTALKREIDEELQCKVETETSIFNDNTHEYETFIINLLSIKCRIIEGTPTANEHSKLIWLKRENLSSLKWAPADIPAVEQLINEKNSLLK; from the coding sequence ATGAAAAAGCAAGTTAAAGTAGTTGCAGCCATCATTGAAAATGAAAAAGATGAAATACTATGTGCGTTACGCTCTCCAGTAATGAGCATCCCGAACATGTGGGAATTTCCAGGTGGAAAAGTAGAGAAAGGCGAAGATATTTTTACTGCTTTAAAAAGAGAGATTGATGAAGAATTACAATGCAAGGTTGAAACAGAGACTTCAATCTTTAATGATAATACGCATGAGTATGAAACCTTTATTATTAACTTATTGTCTATAAAATGTAGAATCATTGAAGGTACCCCAACTGCCAATGAGCATTCTAAACTGATATGGTTAAAGCGAGAGAATCTAAGCTCTCTAAAATGGGCTCCTGCTGACATTCCAGCTGTGGAGCAATTAATAAATGAAAAAAATAGTCTTCTCAAATGA